A region from the Mustela erminea isolate mMusErm1 chromosome 2, mMusErm1.Pri, whole genome shotgun sequence genome encodes:
- the LOC116584737 gene encoding protein S100-A10-like produces the protein MPSQMEHAMETMMFTFHKFAGEKGYLTKEDLRVLMEKEFPGFLENQKDPLAVDKIMKDLDQCRDGKVGFQSCFSLIAGLTIACNDYFVVHMKQKGKK, from the coding sequence ATGCCATCTCAAATGGAACATGCCATGGAAACCATGATGTTCACATTTCACAAGTTTGCTGGTGAAAAAGGCTACTTAACAAAGGAGGACCTGCGAGTACTCATGGAAAAGGAGTTCCCTGGATTTTTAGAAAATCAGAAAGACCCTCTGGCCGTGGACAAAATAATGAAGGACCTCGACCAGTGCCGAGATGGCAAAGTGGGCTTCCAGAGCTGCTTCTCGCTAATCGCAGGGCTCACCATTGCATGCAATGACTATTTTGTAGTACAcatgaagcagaagggaaagaaatag